A stretch of the Mycolicibacterium celeriflavum genome encodes the following:
- a CDS encoding PAC2 family protein: MTLSDASGFKPPDLPELNDTIVVAAFEGWNDAGDAASDALEHLDAIWEADTIVEIDDEAYYDYQVNRPVIRLVDGVTRELVWPSMRISHCRPPGSDRDIVLMHGVEPNMRWRTFCGELLAIADKLNVATVVILGALLADTPHTRPVPVSGAAYSSDTAKVFGLEETRYEGPTGIAGVFQDACVQAGIPAVTFWAAVPHYVSQPPNPKATVALLRRVEDVLDIEVPLADLPSAAEEWEQAVSEMTAEDDEIAEYVHSLEERGDAEVDMHEALGKIDGDALAAEFERYLRRRGPGFRS; encoded by the coding sequence GTGACCTTGTCGGATGCGAGCGGTTTCAAACCGCCCGACCTGCCCGAACTGAACGACACGATCGTCGTCGCAGCTTTCGAAGGCTGGAACGACGCCGGTGACGCGGCCAGCGACGCTCTGGAGCACCTGGACGCCATCTGGGAGGCCGACACGATCGTCGAGATCGACGACGAGGCGTACTACGACTACCAGGTGAACCGGCCGGTGATCCGGCTGGTCGACGGGGTGACCCGCGAACTGGTGTGGCCGTCGATGCGGATTTCGCACTGCCGCCCACCCGGGTCTGACCGCGACATCGTGCTGATGCACGGCGTCGAGCCCAACATGCGCTGGCGCACCTTCTGCGGCGAGCTGTTGGCGATCGCCGACAAGCTCAACGTGGCGACGGTGGTCATCCTCGGCGCGCTGCTGGCCGACACGCCGCACACCCGCCCGGTGCCCGTGTCGGGAGCGGCCTACTCATCGGACACCGCCAAGGTGTTCGGACTGGAGGAGACGCGATACGAAGGCCCGACCGGCATCGCCGGGGTGTTCCAGGATGCCTGCGTGCAGGCGGGTATCCCCGCGGTGACGTTCTGGGCCGCGGTTCCGCATTACGTCTCCCAGCCGCCGAATCCCAAGGCGACGGTGGCGCTGCTGCGCCGTGTCGAGGACGTGCTCGACATCGAGGTGCCGCTGGCCGACCTGCCGTCGGCGGCCGAGGAGTGGGAGCAGGCGGTGTCGGAGATGACCGCTGAGGACGACGAGATCGCCGAGTACGTGCATTCGCTGGAGGAACGCGGCGACGCCGAGGTCGACATGCACGAGGCGCTCGGCAAGATCGACGGCGACGCGTTGGCCGCGGAGTTCGAGCGCTACCTGCGTCGGCGAGGTCCCGGCTTCCGCAGCTAA